Proteins encoded within one genomic window of Rhododendron vialii isolate Sample 1 chromosome 1a, ASM3025357v1:
- the LOC131326875 gene encoding cuscuta receptor 1-like, producing the protein MSVLGWRCFGCLEQERHALLTLKANINYPYFDADGDLPSWEAESALSCCEWERVECNNSTGRVTGLSLAGAMTVDVEFVDGSPSWFEEEDEEVGYFNGSLFLPFEELVNLDLSDNNISSWPQNEGFETLWRLGNLEVLDLSDNYFNYSILPSLSGLSSLKYLYLARNRLEGSNHSDSFRGLAGLKNLQVLDLSGNLLNRTIQSLLRLDDFVSLKLLDLSSTQIKSFELVQGLSSLSNLEDLYLGGSCLDDNFLQSIGVLASLNVLALSNCCLRGNLPTQGLCELRNLQELDLSGNQLEGALPPCLGNLKDLRVLDLSDNQLTGNIASSPLITLTSLVYLSLSSNHFLVPLSFGSFVNHSNLKVIFCDNNLFLAENESTTCAPTFQLNFLSLSNGTKGNYGIAFPSFLYCQYDLRIVEISHNNLNGTFPSWLLENNARLEGLYLSDNSLVGPLEFPSHPHLNILAIDISNNELGSRIPPNISLMFPNLTEVRMSGNVFEGNLITHLFRDMNDLWFIDLSNNLLSGVLPDYFTTRCATLNIIRLSNNNLSGKLSPSVFNLTSLVSLYLDGNNFTGNIPESLSLSVLQTLDISDNHFSGNLPRWIVNISGLRELVMPKNHFHGSIPLEFCQLQNLWFLDLSNNNLTGFVPSCLLNIRHLYLRRNRLEGPMPDGIAAYSFLITLDLSENSLSGIIPTWFSSLSSLTILLLKSNNFQGDIPSQLCQLDRLAMLDVSRNNLSGSLPPCLGKINRFGTNDMTLPFYVAGGFILKQSFLFVNSTMLSQTRKDSWRYDSPNGYGKYDLKQVVVFNTKWNSYSYNAKILSIMSGIDFSFNQFTGEIPPEIGNLSHIRALNLSHNNLSGPIPATFSNLRQLESLDLSYNFLKGEIPSQLVDLNSLAVFSVAHNDLSGKTPDRKGQFATFEESSYDENPLLCGPPLHNSCNKIVAQPQVPNAPENQEADSWLDANAFYGSFVGSYITVLLGIILVLYINPYWRRAWFNLIGLCLTESYYFVVDNFPRLSMFRKT; encoded by the exons ATGTCGGTGTTGGGATGGCGTTGCTTTGGGTGTTTGGAGCAAGAGAGGCATGCTCTCTTGACTCTCAAAGCCAACATCAATTACCCTTATTTTGACGCCGATGGCGATTTGCCATCTTGGGAGGCAGAATCGGCTCTTAGCTGTTGTGAATGGGAAAGAGTTGAATGCAACAACTCAACTGGGCGTGTGACTGGACTATCTCTAGCCGGAGCAATGACTGTAGACGTAGAGTTCGTAGATGGAAGCCCGTCATGgtttgaagaagaagacgaggaagTCGGATATTTCAATGGCTCTTTGTTTCTTCCCTTTGAAGAACTCGTGAATCTTGACTTGAGTGACAATAATATATCTTCTTGGCCTCAAAATGAAG gATTTGAAACCCTCTGGAGATTAGGAAATCTTGAAGTCCTTGACTTAAGTGATAATTACTTCAACTACAGTATATTACCATCCTTAAGTGGGCTTTCTTCGCTCAAGTATCTATATCTTGCACGGAATCGGCTGGAGGGATCAAATCATTCTGACA GTTTTAGAGGACTAGCAGGCTTGAAGAATCTGCAGGTCCTCGACTTGAGTGGAAACTTGTTGAATAGAACCATTCAATCATTATTAA GATTAGATGACTTTGTTAGTTTGAAGTTGTTGGATTTAAGTTCTACCCAAATCAAAAGCTTTGAACTCGTCCAAG GATTATCAAGTCTAAGCAATTTGGAGGATTTATATTTGGGTGGGTCCTGCCTTGACGACAACTTTCTGCAAAGCATTGGAGTCTTGGCATCGCTTAACGTCTTGGCTTTGTCTAATTGTTGCCTCAGAGGCAATCTACCTACTCAAG GATTGTGCGAACTGAGAAACCTCCAAGAGCTAGATCTTAGTGGAAATCAACTTGAAGGGGCTCTTCCTCCATGTTTGGGAAACTTGAAAGATCTTCGAGTACTCGATCTCTCTGATAACCAATTGACTGGAAATATCGCCTCATCTCCCCTCATTACTCTTACATCACTTGTATATCTTTCACTTTCATCCAATCACTTCCTAGTTCCACTCTCGTTCGGGTCATTTGTTAACCATTCCAACCTCAAAGTCATTTTTTGTGATAACAACCTATTCCTTGCAGAAAATGAATCGACCACTTGTGCACCAACGTTCCAACTCAATTTTCTCTCACTCTCAAATGGAACCAAGGGCAATTACGGTATAGCTTTTCCAAGCTTTCTGTATTGCCAATATGACTTGAGAATTGTCGAAATCTCCCACAACAACTTGAATGGAACATTTCCCAGCTGGCTGCTAGAGAATAATGCAAGACTGGAGGGTCTATATCTAAGTGATAACTCCCTTGTTGGGCCTTTGGAATTTCCATCTCATCCTCACCTCAACATTTTAGCCATAGATATCTCCAACAATGAACTAGGCAGCCGGATTCCACCAAATATAAGCCTAATGTTTCCAAACTTGACTGAAGTACGTATGTCTGGAAATGTATTTGAGGGAAATCTTATCACTCATCTTTTCCGTGATATGAATGACTTATGGTTTATAGACTTGTCTAACAATCTTTTGTCAGGAGTTTTGCCGGACTACTTTACAACACGTTGCGCTACTTTGAATATCATCAGATTATCAAACAATAATTTGTCTGGAAAATTGTCTCCTAGTGTTTTTAATCTAACTTCATTGGTCAGTCTGTATTTGGATGGAAACAATTTTACAGGAAATATCCCAGAAAGTTTGTCTCTTTCTGTGTTGCAGACACTTGACATTAGTGATAACCACTTCTCAGGGAATCTTCCCAGATGGATTGTAAATATAAGTGGTTTAAGAGAATTAGTGATGCCAAAAAATCATTTCCACGGTTCCATTCCGTTAGAGTTTTGCCAACTCCAGAACCTTTGGTTTTTGGACCTTTCCAATAACAATCTCACTGGATTTGTACCATCTTGCCTACTCAACATTCGACATCTTTACCTGCGTAGAAATAGGTTAGAAGGTCCAATGCCAGATGGAATTGCTGCGTATTCTTTTTTGATAACGTTAGACCTAAGCGAGAACTCTCTTTCTGGGATCATTCCAACTTGGTTTAGCTCCCTTTCTTCATTAACCATTCTTCTCTTGAAATCTAACAATTTCCAAGGTGATATTCCTAGTCAGTTGTGCCAATTAGACCGATTGGCAATGCTTGATGTTTCTCGAAATAATCTTTCTGGTTCGTTGCCACCTTGCTTGGGCAAGATAAATCGTTTTGGAACCAATGACATGACACTCCCTTTTTATGTAGCGGGTGGGTTCATTTTGAAGCAATCGTTTTTGTTCGTGAATAGCACAATGTTATCCCAAACAAGAAAAGACTCCTGGCGCTATGATTCTCCAAACGGCTATGGAAAATATGATTTGAAACAAGTTGTGGTGTTCAACACTAAGTGGAATTCCTATTCTTACAACGCCAAAATCCTCTCCATCATGTCAGGCATTGATTTCTCTTTCAACCAATTTACTGGTGAAATCCCACCTGAAATTGGAAACTTGAGCCACATCCGTGCACTGAACTTGTCGCATAACAATTTATCCGGGCCCATTCCGGCAACGTTCTCAAACCTGAGGCAATTAGAGAGTTTGGATCTTTCTTACAACTTCTTGAAAGGGGAAATCCCCTCTCAACTAGTTGACTTGAACTCCTTGGCAGTCTTCAGCGTGGCACACAACGACTTATCAGGTAAAACTCCAGACCGGAAGGGTCAATTTGCGACTTTTGAGGAAAGTAGCTATGATGAGAATCCTCTTCTCTGTGGACCTCCACTGCATAACAGTTGCAATAAGATTGTGGCACAGCCGCAGGTGCCAAACGCCCCAGAGAATCAGGAAGCAGATAGTTGGTTAGACGCGAATGCTTTCTACGGGAGTTTTGTTGGTTCGTACATAACAGTCTTGCTCGGAATCATTCTGGTTCTTTATATCAATCCTTACTGGCGGAGGGCATGGTTCAACCTCATTGGACTGTGCTTGACAGAAAGCTACTACTTTGTTGTGGATAACTTTCCCAGGCTGTCCATGTTCCGAAAGACATAG
- the LOC131299474 gene encoding uncharacterized protein LOC131299474 isoform X2 has product MRLEELKFNNALLEHCLRKMFIQLGYLNKEMTGIEKDRQERIKQNLREIEAAGLDITAMKAMTMSLYGPKQKANGKTTKEGKNKVGHGTTDEEFLPPEGEENLSVYSDDDESSRSQAKKISGKSYGSRKKERHFYYSSFEKITKNSSFEKITKKSRRGWQLQWSDLNSTKTTFSR; this is encoded by the exons ATGCGTCTGGAGGAATTAAAGTTTAATAATGCACTACTTGAACACTGCTTGAG gaaaatgttTATCCAGCTGGGGTATTTGAACAAAGAGATGACAGGAATTGAAAAGGACAGGCAAGAAAGGATTAAACAAAACTTAAGAGAAATAGAGGCTGCTGGATTAGATATTACAGCGATGAAGGCAATGACAATGTCATTGTATGGTCCAAAACAGAAAGCTAATGGTAAAACCACTAAAGAGGGGAAGAACAAGGTGGGCCATGGCACTACTGATGAAGAATTTCTACCACCCGAAGGTGAAGAAAACCTCAGTGTCTACAGTGACGATGATGAGTCTTCTAGGTCGCAAGCTAAAAAG atttcAGGCAAAAGTTATGGGTCcaggaaaaaagagaggcactTCTACTACTCAAGTTTTGAGAAAATCACAAAGAACTCAAGTTTTGAGAAAATCACAAAGAAATCAAGAAGAGGGTGGCAGCTCCAATGGAGCGACCTCAACTCTACCAAGACAACCTTTAGCCGATAA
- the LOC131299474 gene encoding uncharacterized protein LOC131299474 isoform X1: protein MRLEELKFNNALLEHCLRKMFIQLGYLNKEMTGIEKDRQERIKQNLREIEAAGLDITAMKAMTMSLYGPKQKANGKTTKEGKNKVGHGTTDEEFLPPEGEENLSVYSDDDESSRSQAKKAKVMGPGKKRGTSTTQVLRKSQRTQVLRKSQRNQEEGGSSNGATSTLPRQPLADNGQVMSMVAANDQHASVPTTSNCLGMSKRKRGLSQGITVQKIV, encoded by the exons ATGCGTCTGGAGGAATTAAAGTTTAATAATGCACTACTTGAACACTGCTTGAG gaaaatgttTATCCAGCTGGGGTATTTGAACAAAGAGATGACAGGAATTGAAAAGGACAGGCAAGAAAGGATTAAACAAAACTTAAGAGAAATAGAGGCTGCTGGATTAGATATTACAGCGATGAAGGCAATGACAATGTCATTGTATGGTCCAAAACAGAAAGCTAATGGTAAAACCACTAAAGAGGGGAAGAACAAGGTGGGCCATGGCACTACTGATGAAGAATTTCTACCACCCGAAGGTGAAGAAAACCTCAGTGTCTACAGTGACGATGATGAGTCTTCTAGGTCGCAAGCTAAAAAG GCAAAAGTTATGGGTCcaggaaaaaagagaggcactTCTACTACTCAAGTTTTGAGAAAATCACAAAGAACTCAAGTTTTGAGAAAATCACAAAGAAATCAAGAAGAGGGTGGCAGCTCCAATGGAGCGACCTCAACTCTACCAAGACAACCTTTAGCCGATAATGGTCAAGTAATGTCTATGGTAGCTGCCAATGATCAGCATGCTAGTGTACCCACTACTTCTAATTGTTTAG GtatgtcaaaaagaaaaaggggccTATCACAAGGCATTACAGTTCAAAAGATTGTATAA